In Platichthys flesus chromosome 20, fPlaFle2.1, whole genome shotgun sequence, a single genomic region encodes these proteins:
- the si:ch73-103b11.2 gene encoding early endosome antigen 1 isoform X5 has translation MSLKDNPCRKFQANIFNKSKCQNCFKPRESHLLNDEDFNQAKPIYGGWLLLAPEGTNFDNPLHRSRKWQRRFFILYEHGLLRYALDEMPSTLPQGTINMNQCSDVINGEARTGQKNSLCILTSDKEHFIRAECKEIINGWQEALTVYPRTNKQNQKKKRKVDPPTHQGGVTPSQFFSTGDMNGHPEPGPAKVTVTSSSSGGGSISCLPSSIAGAERVPMSRATLWQEESRWSRATIPCSRSASCLSQLSQSQPDSSITTQDDGGTMSTGRKVRVESGYFSLEKTKLEPSPYSAQPSQSPQPPQHLPLSSSASSSSLGAPSPRRPQIIGRFREGQHVEHMETSSSSEPSTNTALIQRQGRSERRCLANKHENSLDAGTDRSAPSLTSPTFSNLRRAKSLDRRVTESSMTPDLLNFKKGWMTKLYEDGMWKKHWFVLTDQSLRYYKDSIAEEASELDGEIDLSTCCDVKEFPVQRNYGFQIQCTEGACTLSAMTSGIRRNWIQAIMKNVRPTIAPDVTRKNISLKLSVLKPRSLPDEKIKAQVMLEPCPQATREPSPVREAPRSDVNRQPAGNHVSVPPSELRKSRVRERRPEGRSKTYDWSEFKMEQTEKPVKERADTVDLNSSFSTTSSYCSPSSSASSLASSPVSTSSVSGAHPPFMTEEAEKGNFRRGAPPHSTTSPTHMPNTVTATMTSTLNTTQTVQPSTPESQVQGTMEVDHPTAMHPASEDKKDNRTSGVHKEIEQRWHQVETTPLREEKQVPIATAAASLVDSERLPADELTALLDKELGQKQKELDQLQKQNNLLKEQLDDALGREHSAREGYVLQSATPPSSSPHRVPWQRLHKLNQDLQSELEAQRRKQDLAQQQIRTLKRSYTDAQDAVDRHEADIQALQGKLACAMAEILASEEAVARMRNELKLEQERSKEQEVENGKSEATLRAQLKDSEDKLREVEACLLERNQALRHLEHQQALQRDHIREVQRLQERLQEVTARLIATEEGQALKEERLRKEQHSMQESHERERQNLCRKLTQAEITQKEMEDNLLEAEQQVEALLRGRCSSGGKDCSEEMLKLQEELTHKLDMVESLRESVRRLEEEKSHLTCRCQELINQIAEADREVNKLRKCLETEEAEYYTLEQSYDRATQEFQKMSQFLREKEEEIRQTKEMYERLVERKEEDLKEALIKMTVLGSSLEETEQKLQAKEELLCHMSRSLLEKVEPCSAEKDLQAKLVVAEDRIAELEQHLNALQLGYADLQMERHKTPELRKKGRVKTSASISPNTELSLSFNNTSKSEKAPDDQESLAKRSRIRFSSIQCQKYISLEGLVTGQASGGHVETGQKDDQDVNQDIGLTGGNISSDMPHTSDPEKFISIIHALETKLLATEDKLRNLTQNLEEQQSTQEDDMSKIDVQMTETDHHPEKELSCGMQSSCLANKHYAKALMCVEKSREKVSVILTGSHTSTGSQLHSLSEIESDLFNASLYIQQGQKTLEEQTPAVHQNQTPETRDREALQLFAKTLSFEAVILNKMALSIQTSKSDILHALAEIWEDIDNIKKSDRDCLAIVYADVLTRKLMLESAFWQELEKTEADVAKCKEGSASADVNDATIFNTFIKAELVYSIQNLKLCYEEKFKILKRELTEAHTNLNQREMALKAIIEASKRPDLKNVIKEVKNNFGFNQQRLADVQPPELAPYMEQIEMEAARDLAEEIVDRHLAEEMPSCGVDSIDTLQNAHDNLANELQRQAAILHKYAQEMEGGETHPGLAKMIRALFGQQTSENFSSTSVCMREALVQAQVAYVACRLRAMHEQDLGWCKQTGQNMDALVQQHAHNVSAIQEKFEASLQEERLSFTQTVATIEMENQTLRSEISQRVNQLSQQQEQLALLEEHYRKDTENLNQMHKKELQRAEQGCASTELALIETMADSQQKLEVLLVDMDTMKEQQQGHVKKLEEQFERRICELQHIHTEEIEKLHSQYVENIQCLKEHLKVKKGPEVSQSLLCDEAIMPMEEEEQGKGEDAQNKSEVASMVVLKDRIQELETQMNTMRDELESKHLEGDVASLKEKYQRDFESLKATCERGFAAMEDTHHKVIEDIQRQHQREICKLMEERERLLAEETAATIAAIEAMKNAHKEELEKNQRSPVSGLNSDIDELRLQYEEELQSFQRELEVLSEQYSQKCLENAHLNQALEAERQALRQCQRENQELNAHNQELNNRMSAEIIRMRSCYSGETALSPLTQGKDVYELEVLLRIKESEIQYLKQEIHSLKDELQSALRDKKYATDKYKGIYTELSIVKAKADCDISKLKEKLLIATEALGEKTVDGTVTSGYGTENIMKSKSNPDIIKKEKSAASRQLRGIRSKSLKEGLTVQERMKLFEAKDSKKI, from the exons GAGCCAGGCCCAGCCAAGGTGAcagtgaccagcagcagcagtggcggCGGCAGCATCTCGTGCCTGCCCAGCAGCATTGCCGGTGCCGAGCGCGTCCCAATGAGCCGTGCGACACTGTGGCAGGAGGAGAGTCGCTGGAGCCGGGCCACCATCCCCTGCAGCCGCAGTGCCTCCTGTCTCAGCCAGCTGAGCCAGAGCCAACCAGACTCCAGTATCACAACTCAAGACG acGGTGGCACCATGAGCACTGGGCGCAAAGTACGTGTGGAGAGCGGCTACTTTTCCTTGGAAAAGACCAAGTTGGAGCCTTCTCCATATTCTGCACAGCCCTCCCAGTCCCCACAGCCGCCTCAGCACCTGCCCTTGTCCTCCTCggcatcatcctcctctttagGAGCTCCCAGTCCCAG GCGTCCACAAATCATCGGGAGGTTTCGGGAGGGTCAGCATGTAGAACATAtggaaaccagcagctccagtgaGCCCTCCACTAACACCGCGCTAATCCAGAGACAAGGTCGCAGCGAGAGACGCTGTCTGGCCAACAAACAT gaGAATTCACTGGATGCAGGAACAGACCGTTCAGCTCCCAGTTTGACCAGCCCCACTTTTTCCAACCTAAGAAGAGCAAAGTCACTGGACCGCAGAGTGACAGAGTCTTCAATGACG CCAGATCTGCTGAACTTTAAAAAAGGATGGATGACAAAGCTGTATGAGGACGGAATG tgGAAGAAACACTGGTTTGTACTAACAGACCAGAGTCTGAGGTACTACAAGGACTCGATAGCTGAGGAG GCTTCCGAACTGGATGGGGAGATCGACCTTTCCACATGCTGCGACGTCAAAGAGTTCCCGGTTCAGAGAAACTACGGCTTCCAAATCCAG TGCACAGAGGGAGCGTGCACCCTGTCAGCCATGACCTCTGGAATCCGCCGCAACTGGATTCAGGCCATTATGAAGAATGTGCGACCCACTATTGCCCCCGACGTCACCCG GAAAAACATCTCTTTGAAACTATCCGTTCTGAAGCCCAG ATCTCTCCCTGATGAGAAGATAAAAGCCCAAGTGATGTTGGAGCCCTGTCCGCAGGCCACCCGTGAGCCAAGCCCCGTTCGTGAGGCCCCCAGGTCTGATGTCAACAGACAGCCAGCTGGCAACCACGTCTCAGTCCCTCCCTCTGAGCTGCGTAAAAGCCGAGTTCGTGAACGCAGACCAGAGGGCCGCTCCAAGACTTACGACTGGTCTGAGTTCAAGATGGAGCAGACAGAAAAGCCTGTGAAGGAGCGAGCCGACACCGTCGATCTCAACTCATCGTTCTCCACAACCTCCTCTTAttgctctccctcctcttcagctTCCTCTTTAGCGTCCTCTCCGGTCTCTACCTCCTCAGTATCAGGGGCTCATCCACCCTTTATGACAGAAGAAGCAGAGAAGGGGAACTTCAGGAGGGGCGCCCCTCCACACAGCACTACTAGTCCAACCCACATGCCAAATACTGTTACTGCTACCATGACTTCCACACTTAATACAACGCAAACAGTACAGCCATCAACACCTGAAAGCCAAGTGCAAGGGACCATGGAAGTGGACCACCCTACAGCCATGCACCCTGCTAGTGAGGATAAGAAGGACAACAGAACCTCAGGTGTCCATAAAGAGATTGAGCAGCGATGGCATCAGGTGGAGACGACACCTTTGAGGGAAGAGAAGCAAGTGCCGATCGCCACGGCTGCAGCAAGCTTGGTTGATTCTGAAAGGTTGCCTGCCGATGAGCTCACTGCACTACTAGACAAAGAG TTGGGAcagaagcagaaggagctggacCAACTACAGAAGCAGAACAACCTTTTAAAAGAACAGCTGGATGATGCGCTAGGGAGAGAACACAGTGCCAGAGAGGGCTATGTGCTGCAG AGTGCAACACCCCCTTCCTCTTCACCGCACAGAGTGCCATGGCAACGCTTGCACAAGCTTAATCAAGATTTGCAGAGCGAATTGGAGGCCCAAAGGCGCAAGCAGGACCTTGCTCAGCAGCAGATTCGGACATTAAAGAGAAGCTACACCGATGCCCAGGACGCTGTAGACCGCCACGAGGCTGACATTCAGGCTCTGCAGGGTAAACTAGCTTGTGCAATGGCTGAAATCTTGGCCAGTGAAGAGGCTGTGGCCCGAATGCGCAATGAGCTCAAGTTAGAGCAGGAGCGTTCAAAGGAACAAGAAGtagaaaatggaaaaagtgaGGCCACCCTACGTGCCCAGCTAAAGGACAGTGAGGACAAACTCCGTGAAGTAGAGGCCTGCCTCTTAGAGAGGAACCAGGCCCTCAGGCACCTCGAGCACCAGCAGGCCCTGCAACGAGACCACATTAGAGAGGTACAGAGGTTGCAGGAGAGGCTGCAAGAGGTGACTGCTCGACTCATTGCTACTGAGGAGGGCCAAGCTTTGAAGGAGGAGCGTCTGAGGAAGGAGCAGCATAGCATGCAAGAGAGTCATGAGAGGGAAAGACAGAATCTGTGCAGAAAATTAACTCAGGCTGAAATCACCCAAAAAGAGATGGAGGACAATCTGCTAGAGGCAGAACAGCAGGTAGAGGCTCTGTTGAGAGGAAGGTGCTCCTCCGGAGGCAAAGATTGCAGTGAGGAAATGTTGAAGTTACAAGAGGAACTGACTCATAAGCTTGACATGGTTGAGTCACTGAGGGAGAGCGTTCGGAGgctggaagaagagaagagccaCCTCACTTGCCGTTGTCAGGAGCTTATCAACCAGATTGCAGAAGCTGATCGTGAGGTGAATAAGCTTCGCAAATGTCTGGAAACTGAAGAGGCTGAGTACTACACGCTGGAGCAGTCATATGATAGGGCTACCCAGGAGTTTCAGAAAATGAGTCAGTTCCTTagggaaaaagaggaagagatcCGGCAGACTAAGGAGATGTATGAACGGCTAGTGGAACGCAAGGAAGAGGACCTAAAAGAGGCACTTATTAAAATGACAGTTCTTGGCAGCAGCTTGGAGGAAACAGAACAGAAGTTGCAAGCAAAGGAGGAGCTTCTCTGTCATATGAGTCGGAGCCTCTTAGAAAAGGTTGAGCCCTGTAGTGCTGAAAAGGATCTGCAAGCCAAGCTTGTGGTCGCAGAGGACCGTATCGCGGAGCTCGAACAGCATCTCAATGCCCTGCAGTTGGGCTACGCTGACCTACAAATGGAAAGACATAAGACCCCAGAGCTGAGGAAAAAGGGAAGGGTTAAAACATCAGCCTCCATATCACCAAACACAGAactttctctttcatttaaTAATACATCCAAGTCAGAGAAAGCCCCAGATGATCAGGAGTCTCTAGCTAAGAGATCAAGGATACGTTTTTCCAGTATTCAGTGCCAAAAATACATTAGCTTAGAGGGCCTGGTCACGGGCCAAGCAAGTGGTGGTCATGTGGAGACAGGACAAAAAGATGACCAAGATGTAAATCAAGACATCGGTTTAACTGGAGGAAATATCTCCTCTGATATGCCGCATACCAGTGACCCAGAGAAGTTTATCTCAATCATACATGCCCTCGAAACTAAACTGCTTGCCACTGAGGACAAGCTAAGGAACCTCACGCAGAATCTAGAAGAGCAGCAATCCACCCAAGAAGACGACATGTCCAAGATTGATGTACAGATGACAGAAACAGACCATCACCCAGAGAAAGAGTTGAGTTGTGGGATGCAGAGTAGTTGTCTTGCCAATAAGCATTATGCCAAGGCTCTGATGTGCGTTGAAAAGAGTCGAGAGAAAGTCAGTGTTATTCTCACTGGATCTCATACTTCCACTGGTTCGCAGCTGCATTCATTGTCGGAGATAGAGAGCGATTTGTTCAATGCATCACTGTACATCCAACAAGGACAAAAGACGTTGGAAGAACAAACACCAGCTGTCCATCAGAATCAAACCCCAGAGACTCGAGATAGAGAAGCTCTTCAGCTCTTTGCCAAAACCTTGTCTTTTGAGGCAGTAATTTTGAATAAAATGGCTTTATCGATACAAACGTCAAAGTCTGACATTCTACATGCTCTTGCAGAGATATGGGAAGACATCGACAACATTAAAAAGAGTGACAGAGATTGCTTGGCTATAGTTTATGCTGATGTCTTGACCAGGAAGCTGATGTTAGAGAGTGCGTTCTGGCAGGAGTTGGAGAAAACTGAGGCAGATGTTGCAAAATGCAAAGAGGGCAGTGCGTCAGCTGATGTAAATGACGCCACAATCTTTAACACCTTCATTAAAGCAGAACTAGTTTACTCTATTCAAAACCTTAAGCTTTGCTATGAAGAGAAATTCAAAATACTGAAAAGGGAGTTGACTGAAGCTCACACGAACCTAAATCAAAGGGAAATGGCTCTGAAAGCGATTATTGAAGCTTCCAAAAGGCctgatttgaaaaatgtaataaaggaAGTCAAAAATAACTTTGGCTTTAATCAACAACGGTTAGCTGACGTTCAACCCCCTGAACTTGCTCCTTACATGGAGCAGATTGAAATGGAAGCAGCGCGAGATCTGGCTGAGGAAATTGTAGACAGACACTTGGCTGAAGAAATGCCCTCTTGTGGTGTTGACTCTATCGATACGCTGCAAAATGCACACGACAATCTGGCCAATGAGCTTCAGCGACAAGCAGCAATCCTTCATAAGTACGCTCAAGAGATGGAAGGTGGTGAAACCCATCCAGGGCTGGCTAAAATGATCCGGGCTCTTTTTGGGCAGCAAACCTCAGAGAATTTCTCTAGTACCTCTGTGTGTATGCGTGAAGCCCTAGTTCAGGCTCAGGTGGCTTATGTGGCATGTAGGTTACGGGCAATGCATGAACAGGACTTGGGTTGGTGCAAACAGACAGGTCAGAACATGGATGCTCTTGTCCAGCAGCATGCCCACAATGTCAGTGCAATCCAAGAAAAGTTTGAAGCATCCTTACAGGAGGAGCGCCTGAGTTTCACGCAGACAGTGGCCACTATTGAAATGGAGAACCAAACCCTGAGGAGTGAGATCAGCCAACGTGTGAATCAGCTctcccagcagcaggagcaACTGGCCCTCCTGGAGGAACACTACCGGAAGGACACTGAAAACCTGAATCAGATGCACAAGAAAGAGCTACAGCGAGCAGAGCAAGGCTGTGCTTCAACAGAGCTGGCCCTCATTGAGACAATGGCCGACAGCCAACAGAAGTTAGAGGTTCTCCTGGTGGACATGGATACCATGAAGGAGCAGCAACAGGGTCATGTGAAGAAACTGGAGGAGCAGTTTGAACGGAGGATCTGTGAGCTCCAGCACATCCACACAGAGGAGATTGAAAAGTTACATTCCCAGTATGTGGAAAACATTCAGTGTCTCAAAGAGCACCTGAAGGTCAAAAAGGGTCCTGAGGTTTCACAGTCGCTACTGTGTGATGAGGCCATAATGCcaatggaagaggaggagcaggggaaggGGGAAGATGCTCAAAATAAGTCCGAGGTGGCCTCAATGGTGGTTCTCAAGGACCGGATCCAGGAGCTGGAGACTCAGATGAACACCATGAGGGACGAACTGGAGAGCAAGCACCTCGAAGGAGATGTGGCCAGCCTGAAAGAGAAATACCAGAGAGACTTTGAAAGTCTTAAG GCCACGTGTGAACGTGGGTTCGCTGCAATGGAAGATACCCACCACAAGGTGATAGAAGACATCCAGAGGCAGCATCAGAGGGAGATCTGCAAACTCAtggaagagcgagagagactcTTAGCTGAGGAAACTGCTGCGACAATCGCtg CTATTGAAGCTATGAAAAATGCACacaaggaggagctggagaagaaccAGCGCTCCCCAGTGAGTGGACTGAACTCTGACATCGATGAGCTTCGCTTACAATACGA GGAGGAGCTCCAGTCCTTCCAGAGAGAGCTGGAGGTGTTGTCCGAGCAGTACTCTCAGAAGTGTCTGGAGAACGCTCACCTGAACCAGGCGCTGGAGGCTGAGAGGCAGGCCCTCAGGCAGTGTCAGAGAGAGAACCAGGAGCTAAATGCTCACAACCAG GAATTGAATAATCGAATGAGTGCGGAGATCATCCGGATGCGCTCCTGTTACAGCGGTGAAACGGCGCTGTCACCACTTACCCAAGGCAAAGATGTGTATGAACTAGAG GTGTTGCTACGTATTAAGGAGTCCGAGATCCAGTATCTTAAACAGGAAATACACTCTTTGAAAGATGAGCTGCAGTCTGCTTTAAGG GACAAGAAATATGCCACCGACAAATATAAGGGCATCTATACAGAGCTCAGCATAGTGAAAGCAAAGGCTGACTGTGACATCAGCAAACTGAAGGAGAAACTGCTCATCGCCACGGAAGCTTTAGGCGAGAAGACGGTCGATGGAACAGTCACATCTGGATACGGTACAGAGa ataTCATGAAATCCAAGAGTAATCCAGatatcataaaaaaagaaaaatcagcaGCCTCCAGGCAACTGAGAGGCATAAGGTCAAAG AGCTTGAAAGAGGGACTTACTGTGCAGGAGCGCATGAAGCTTTTTGAGGCAAAAGATTCCAAAAAGATTTGA